Proteins from a genomic interval of Spirochaetota bacterium:
- the rsxC gene encoding electron transport complex subunit RsxC produces the protein TSGKVREKNDITALDRNAMLEKVKAAGIVGLGGAAFPTAVKLNPPANRTIDTLIINGSECEPYLTVDDMLMQTHPEEIIEGIQISMKILGVSKAFIGVEKNKALAIKALQKAVTSVKSEGISVMPLRTRYPQGAEKQLIYSITGREVPSGGLPMDVNVVVQNVGTIYAIRDAVLFDKPLIERYITVTGKIVQKPGNYKVRFGTRVIDILEECGGLTENPAKIIMGGPMCGLALNHMDIPIVKGTSGILFLAKDEVEVDSFRPCIRCGRCVAVCPMNLMPCDLGNAVEKQRYDIAEKLHPFDCIMCGSCSYVCPSKRPLSHFIKVVQTVLSAKR, from the coding sequence ACAAGCGGCAAGGTACGCGAAAAAAACGATATTACAGCACTGGACAGGAATGCAATGCTTGAAAAAGTCAAGGCTGCAGGTATTGTTGGCTTAGGCGGTGCTGCATTTCCCACCGCGGTAAAATTAAACCCACCCGCAAACAGAACTATTGACACACTGATAATTAACGGCTCAGAATGCGAACCGTACCTTACCGTTGATGATATGCTGATGCAAACACACCCAGAAGAGATCATTGAAGGCATTCAGATATCCATGAAAATACTGGGTGTGTCAAAAGCTTTCATTGGTGTTGAAAAGAATAAAGCACTGGCAATAAAAGCATTACAGAAAGCTGTAACCAGTGTAAAATCAGAGGGTATCAGCGTAATGCCTTTGCGGACACGCTATCCCCAGGGCGCCGAAAAGCAGCTTATCTATTCCATTACAGGACGAGAGGTACCTTCCGGTGGGTTGCCCATGGATGTAAATGTGGTTGTACAGAATGTAGGCACAATCTATGCAATTCGTGACGCAGTGCTGTTTGATAAGCCATTAATTGAACGCTATATCACTGTCACCGGTAAAATTGTACAAAAACCCGGTAACTATAAGGTGCGGTTTGGCACACGGGTTATTGACATACTTGAAGAGTGTGGTGGTCTTACCGAAAATCCTGCAAAGATAATCATGGGTGGACCAATGTGTGGGCTAGCCCTTAACCACATGGATATACCCATAGTTAAGGGTACATCTGGCATTCTATTTTTAGCAAAAGACGAAGTGGAAGTGGATTCGTTCAGGCCATGTATCCGCTGTGGCAGGTGTGTAGCGGTATGCCCCATGAACCTCATGCCGTGCGACTTAGGTAATGCGGTTGAAAAGCAGCGTTATGATATTGCTGAAAAGCTGCATCCGTTTGATTGTATCATGTGCGGTTCCTGTTCATATGTATGTCCATCTAAACGCCCATTGTCGCATTTTATTAAGGTTGTTCAGACAGTACTGAGTGCAAAACGATAA
- a CDS encoding RnfABCDGE type electron transport complex subunit D, with amino-acid sequence MEIKDADKKRLLEDLVLSHAPHIRDTQSVPLVMWLVVLALLPATIFSCYLYGLYVALVIGVSIISAIVAEGIVQFLLKKPITVHDGSAIITGLLLAMNLPPHVPLWIPAIGSAFAIIIAKQLFGGLGYNIFNPALAGRAFLLASWPVEMTTLWHKFPGGYVITQNPIFDPSMPQQLVDSISGATPLGALKEGPKVLYELSLQSQPLYHFLFSKAMIKSLFIGNIGGCIGETSALLLLVGALLLLWKRIITWHIPVSYIATVALIMGIYYYFLGVPNLHYAILFHILSGGLILGAFFMATDMVTSPVTKSGMIIFGIGCGILASVIRLWGGYPEGVSYSILLMNAVTPLIDRLTRPKVFGTR; translated from the coding sequence ATGGAAATAAAAGATGCTGACAAAAAACGCCTGTTAGAGGATTTAGTGCTTTCACACGCACCACATATTCGCGATACCCAATCGGTTCCGCTGGTCATGTGGCTGGTGGTGCTTGCATTGTTGCCAGCAACTATCTTCTCCTGCTATCTATATGGATTGTATGTGGCACTTGTTATTGGTGTTTCAATTATTTCGGCAATAGTTGCTGAAGGCATTGTACAATTTTTGTTAAAAAAGCCAATAACCGTACATGATGGCTCAGCCATAATAACCGGGCTTCTTTTAGCCATGAACCTACCGCCACATGTTCCACTATGGATTCCAGCTATTGGTTCTGCGTTTGCCATCATCATAGCAAAACAATTATTTGGCGGATTGGGATACAATATATTCAATCCCGCGCTTGCCGGTAGAGCTTTTCTCTTAGCTTCATGGCCTGTTGAAATGACCACGTTATGGCATAAATTCCCCGGTGGTTATGTTATAACCCAGAATCCAATATTTGACCCATCCATGCCACAACAGCTTGTTGACAGTATCAGTGGCGCCACTCCACTTGGCGCTTTGAAAGAAGGACCAAAAGTTTTATATGAACTATCGCTACAATCACAGCCGTTGTACCACTTTCTTTTTTCAAAAGCTATGATCAAGTCTCTGTTTATTGGAAACATTGGCGGCTGCATTGGCGAAACATCAGCATTGCTGTTATTAGTTGGAGCGCTGCTTCTTTTATGGAAGCGCATCATCACCTGGCATATACCGGTATCATATATAGCAACTGTTGCACTCATTATGGGAATATATTATTATTTCTTAGGTGTTCCCAATCTTCACTATGCCATACTTTTCCATATACTATCGGGCGGACTAATTTTAGGTGCCTTTTTCATGGCAACGGATATGGTTACCTCTCCAGTGACAAAAAGTGGTATGATTATCTTTGGCATAGGATGTGGCATATTGGCTTCGGTCATACGTCTGTGGGGCGGATACCCTGAAGGTGTGTCATATTCAATTTTGCTTATGAATGCGGTAACACCATTAATTGACAGGCTAACACGTCCCAAAGTATTTGGTACGCGATAG
- a CDS encoding FMN-binding protein yields MKPADIVKATIIISVIGFISAFSLSFMKKITQEPIAKQEQEKKLAALALVLPGYTVQQEKTVTVDGTSFTYWIATKEENRIVKKAWAFLADKKGYSGPVQSIVGVDESNTILGFTILSQNETPGLGARCVEVASNETFIDHFITKSVTSKEEVSWFQKQFIGLNAGKPIAIQKKGDWHKEMKDELLQHNAVTAITGATITTKAVTQSIEEGIQKLHKALTLQEVQ; encoded by the coding sequence ATGAAACCTGCTGATATCGTAAAGGCTACGATTATAATAAGTGTTATCGGATTTATATCTGCTTTTTCATTATCATTCATGAAAAAGATTACGCAGGAGCCAATTGCAAAACAGGAACAAGAAAAGAAACTGGCAGCTCTTGCGCTTGTTTTGCCTGGTTATACAGTACAGCAGGAAAAAACAGTGACCGTTGATGGCACATCCTTTACCTACTGGATAGCAACAAAAGAGGAAAACAGGATAGTAAAAAAAGCATGGGCATTTTTAGCTGACAAAAAAGGATACAGTGGGCCAGTGCAATCAATTGTTGGTGTTGATGAATCAAATACAATTCTGGGGTTTACTATACTATCGCAGAATGAAACGCCAGGGCTTGGTGCACGCTGTGTTGAGGTTGCGTCCAATGAAACATTTATTGACCATTTTATAACTAAAAGTGTTACCAGTAAAGAAGAAGTATCGTGGTTTCAAAAGCAATTTATTGGTTTGAATGCTGGCAAGCCCATCGCTATTCAAAAAAAGGGCGACTGGCACAAGGAAATGAAAGATGAATTATTGCAGCATAATGCTGTTACTGCAATAACTGGGGCCACAATCACCACTAAAGCAGTTACCCAGAGTATTGAAGAAGGTATACAGAAATTACATAAAGCTTTAACACTGCAAGAGGTACAATAA
- a CDS encoding electron transport complex subunit E, translating to MDYFKEFFKGVWQKNPILVLGIGMCPTLAVTTSASNAVWMTIATTFVLLGSNILVSAIRTIVPSHVRIPIFITIIASFVIIVELTLKAFQPDVYKALGIFIPLIVVNCIILGRAEEFASKNSVISSILDALGMGLGFGLTLFILATIREVLGANKLFGYVLIPGMKPAILMILAPGAFFTLGLLLWAMNVIKARKALFKRTE from the coding sequence ATGGATTACTTCAAGGAATTTTTTAAAGGAGTATGGCAAAAAAATCCAATCCTGGTATTAGGGATAGGCATGTGTCCAACACTTGCAGTAACCACATCTGCATCAAATGCTGTCTGGATGACCATAGCAACGACATTTGTATTACTGGGTTCCAATATCCTTGTATCAGCCATACGTACCATTGTTCCTTCACATGTTCGAATACCAATTTTCATCACCATTATAGCCAGTTTTGTAATCATTGTTGAATTAACACTCAAGGCATTCCAGCCTGACGTATACAAAGCCCTTGGCATATTTATACCCCTCATTGTTGTGAATTGTATTATTCTGGGAAGAGCTGAAGAGTTTGCATCAAAGAATTCAGTTATATCATCCATTCTTGATGCATTAGGAATGGGCTTGGGTTTTGGTTTAACCCTTTTTATACTTGCAACAATACGTGAGGTGTTAGGAGCAAATAAGCTTTTTGGATATGTGTTAATTCCTGGCATGAAACCAGCAATTCTCATGATACTTGCACCCGGTGCATTTTTCACCCTGGGACTGCTCCTTTGGGCTATGAATGTTATAAAAGCACGGAAAGCACTTTTTAAACGTACTGAATAA
- the rsxA gene encoding electron transport complex subunit RsxA has protein sequence MEIKILFTILISTIFINNYVLSRILGLCPYLGVSKKLDSAIGMGLAVIFVMTMASFFTFIIYKFVLIPFHIEYLRTIAFIIVIASLVQLVEMVIEKISPALYQALGIFLPLITTNCAVLGVAVLNIDSGFITQEFGLLNSVVQGFGAGVGFTLALLLMAGIRERLEIAMIPENLKGLPITFITAGLMAMAFLGFSGMKIF, from the coding sequence ATGGAAATTAAGATACTTTTTACTATACTAATCAGCACTATCTTTATTAACAACTATGTCCTTTCAAGGATATTAGGCCTATGCCCTTATTTAGGTGTTTCTAAAAAATTGGATTCGGCCATTGGTATGGGATTAGCTGTTATCTTTGTTATGACGATGGCTTCTTTCTTTACTTTTATAATTTATAAATTTGTTCTCATACCTTTTCACATTGAATATTTACGAACTATTGCGTTTATTATCGTTATAGCTTCTCTTGTACAGCTTGTTGAAATGGTTATTGAAAAGATATCCCCTGCCCTGTATCAGGCGCTTGGAATTTTTTTACCACTTATTACAACCAATTGTGCTGTGTTAGGTGTAGCTGTTCTTAATATAGATTCGGGCTTTATTACTCAAGAGTTTGGTCTTCTTAATTCTGTAGTGCAGGGTTTTGGCGCAGGCGTTGGTTTCACGCTTGCCCTGCTGCTTATGGCTGGCATTCGTGAACGCCTTGAAATTGCCATGATCCCGGAAAACCTTAAAGGTCTGCCCATTACGTTTATTACCGCTGGCCTTATGGCAATGGCATTTTTGGGTTTTTCAGGTATGAAAATTTTTTAA
- the thyX gene encoding FAD-dependent thymidylate synthase, whose protein sequence is MEIYSPKVTLLAITPNAEKLIEEAGRTCYLSLDRITEGSEANFIRRCIINGHHSILEHASASFRVLGASRAFTHQMVRHRLASFSQQSQRYVNEEEFNFIIPPSIAANNEAKAIFTDFMEQARITYKKLRELSIKKEDARFVLPNALESQIVISANFREWRHIFSLRLEKAAQWEIRSVCMQMLKILQDAAPSVFGDFIIDESTCTAKSDLIK, encoded by the coding sequence ATGGAAATTTATTCCCCTAAAGTTACACTACTTGCTATAACACCCAATGCCGAAAAGCTCATTGAGGAAGCAGGTCGTACATGCTATCTGTCACTTGACAGAATTACTGAAGGCAGCGAAGCGAACTTTATACGTCGCTGCATCATAAACGGACACCACTCAATACTGGAACATGCATCAGCATCATTCAGGGTGCTGGGGGCTTCCCGTGCATTCACCCATCAGATGGTACGCCACAGGCTTGCAAGTTTTTCACAGCAATCGCAGCGCTACGTGAACGAAGAAGAATTTAATTTTATCATTCCACCATCAATCGCAGCAAATAATGAAGCAAAAGCCATCTTTACTGATTTCATGGAACAGGCACGCATCACCTACAAAAAGTTGCGCGAATTAAGTATAAAAAAAGAAGATGCACGTTTTGTGCTTCCCAATGCGTTAGAAAGCCAGATTGTCATTTCAGCTAATTTCAGGGAATGGCGACATATCTTTTCACTGCGTTTGGAAAAGGCAGCACAGTGGGAAATACGAAGCGTATGCATGCAGATGCTTAAAATTCTACAAGATGCAGCACCATCAGTTTTTGGTGATTTCATTATTGATGAATCAACATGTACTGCAAAATCTGATCTTATCAAATAA
- a CDS encoding GNAT family N-acetyltransferase, whose amino-acid sequence MQIKKTYNDVYQSKKIDFQKLCEIIKPGSRVFLSSGPAMPVYTVEQMMTSDATSLQDLEIIHLITLGNYLKTDSNLYKFRLKTFNTGESISKDIEQGKADFVPAHLVEIPFIFSTGAIGVDVAIIQVSPPDHRGFMSLGIAIDVANIVIANAKTVIAEVNPYVPVTMGDTAVHIDAIDYIIESKAPLIEREYKRYDEIMDKIGWHVANLIDDGSVIALHVGRQFDAIAKHLHNKRELKVYSHVVSDWVIDLIDSGAIKVDRGIRNLAPVTLSYCYGTRMLYDYVDRNPMFEFLPLMRLLYPTVVQRIPKLVSVMNVKKIDLSGESVVFYSGDNLLSGYESKLNFAVGAAFSRGGKAIVALRSIDQHGDSNIVIRHTETEQVRSTLGVTRYVVTEYGVANLFGKSIRERALALIDIAHPNHRLDLLNQAKEAGLVYPDQIYVIENIINYPVTLETMKTFKDGLLVKFRPIKPSDEDMMRRLFYQFSDESKYLRYFARIRTMPHKQMQSYVNIDYDRILSIVGIIQHAGNERIIAEARYGYDENEKTYEMAFIVDEEFQGKGIATFMARYLMKIAKERNIEKISANVLPQNDKMMKVFEKCGVPFTQRFEDGVMHFDFHLQKADIVI is encoded by the coding sequence ATGCAAATAAAAAAAACATATAATGATGTATACCAGTCAAAGAAGATTGATTTCCAGAAACTATGTGAAATTATAAAACCAGGTTCCCGTGTTTTTTTAAGCAGTGGCCCCGCAATGCCAGTGTATACTGTTGAGCAGATGATGACATCAGATGCAACCAGCCTGCAGGACTTAGAGATAATACATCTTATCACACTGGGTAATTACCTCAAAACCGATAGTAATCTTTATAAATTCCGACTGAAGACATTCAATACTGGTGAAAGTATTAGCAAAGATATTGAGCAAGGCAAGGCAGATTTTGTACCTGCACATTTAGTGGAAATCCCATTTATTTTTTCCACTGGTGCCATTGGCGTGGATGTTGCTATTATACAGGTTTCGCCTCCTGATCACAGGGGGTTTATGAGTTTGGGCATTGCGATAGATGTTGCCAATATAGTGATTGCAAATGCAAAAACCGTAATAGCTGAAGTCAACCCGTATGTTCCCGTTACCATGGGTGATACTGCTGTGCATATTGACGCCATAGATTATATCATTGAAAGCAAAGCCCCCCTGATTGAAAGAGAATATAAGCGCTATGATGAAATTATGGATAAGATTGGATGGCATGTTGCCAATCTTATTGATGATGGTTCGGTGATAGCATTACATGTTGGACGGCAATTTGATGCAATTGCCAAACACCTGCATAATAAGCGCGAGCTTAAAGTGTATAGTCATGTAGTATCTGATTGGGTTATTGATCTAATTGATTCTGGTGCCATTAAAGTTGACCGGGGCATACGAAATCTTGCTCCAGTGACCTTAAGCTATTGTTATGGCACCCGGATGCTGTATGACTATGTAGACCGAAATCCCATGTTTGAGTTTTTACCACTCATGCGCCTTCTGTATCCAACCGTTGTGCAGCGCATTCCTAAGCTGGTAAGTGTCATGAATGTTAAGAAGATTGATCTGTCTGGTGAGTCAGTAGTATTTTACTCAGGTGATAATTTATTGTCCGGTTATGAAAGCAAGCTGAATTTTGCCGTTGGTGCAGCTTTTTCCCGTGGGGGTAAAGCAATAGTGGCGTTGCGTTCTATTGATCAGCATGGCGATAGTAACATAGTAATACGACACACAGAAACCGAACAGGTGCGATCAACCTTAGGTGTTACCCGGTATGTAGTAACCGAATATGGTGTGGCAAACCTTTTTGGTAAATCAATTCGTGAGCGGGCACTGGCGCTCATAGACATTGCCCATCCCAATCACAGGCTTGATTTGCTTAATCAGGCAAAGGAAGCAGGCCTGGTGTATCCCGACCAGATATATGTAATTGAAAATATTATAAACTATCCTGTGACGCTTGAAACAATGAAAACATTCAAGGATGGCCTTTTGGTTAAGTTTAGGCCCATAAAGCCATCTGATGAAGATATGATGCGAAGGCTTTTTTATCAGTTTTCAGATGAGTCAAAATATCTGCGGTATTTTGCGCGTATACGGACCATGCCGCATAAACAGATGCAGTCGTATGTCAATATTGATTATGACCGGATATTGTCGATAGTTGGCATAATTCAGCATGCTGGCAATGAACGGATTATAGCTGAAGCACGCTATGGATATGATGAAAATGAAAAGACATATGAGATGGCTTTTATAGTTGATGAGGAGTTTCAGGGCAAGGGTATAGCCACATTTATGGCACGATATTTGATGAAAATTGCAAAAGAACGAAATATTGAAAAAATATCAGCAAATGTATTACCGCAAAATGATAAGATGATGAAAGTTTTTGAAAAGTGTGGTGTGCCCTTTACTCAGCGTTTTGAAGATGGAGTAATGCACTTTGATTTTCATTTACAGAAAGCTGATATTGTTATTTGA
- a CDS encoding STAS domain-containing protein has product MEINLNNKGNLVEVKVKGDIEMMSIKEFKEKLLAVGEDNDVDIALDLSEVDYIDSSGVGVLISLNKIQKKKGKKLELINVSPKVLNVLKLSSLAEVFNL; this is encoded by the coding sequence ATGGAAATCAACCTTAACAATAAGGGAAATCTGGTCGAGGTTAAAGTTAAAGGCGATATTGAGATGATGTCCATCAAAGAGTTTAAAGAAAAACTCCTTGCAGTTGGCGAAGACAATGATGTGGATATAGCACTTGACCTGTCTGAGGTTGATTATATCGATTCCTCAGGTGTTGGCGTCCTTATCAGCCTGAATAAAATACAGAAGAAAAAAGGCAAAAAACTGGAACTCATCAATGTCAGCCCAAAAGTTCTTAATGTATTAAAATTAAGCTCACTTGCTGAAGTTTTTAATTTATAA
- the ispF gene encoding 2-C-methyl-D-erythritol 2,4-cyclodiphosphate synthase encodes MHNLTAYRTGIGFDAHQLVKGRKLIIGGVHIPYEYGLLGHSDADVLTHAIIDALLGAGNLGDIGTLYPDTSNQYKDKYSIEMLKDTYQLLTKHDIEIINIDAVILCQKPKIAPYSGQMKEIISAACGNLPVSSISIKGKTTEGMGFTGTGEGIAALATCLVFFKE; translated from the coding sequence ATGCATAATCTCACAGCTTACAGAACAGGCATTGGCTTTGATGCTCACCAACTTGTCAAGGGCAGGAAGCTTATTATTGGTGGTGTGCATATACCGTATGAATATGGCTTGCTTGGCCACTCAGATGCCGATGTTTTAACCCATGCAATTATTGACGCATTGCTTGGTGCAGGCAACTTAGGCGATATTGGCACACTCTATCCCGACACCAGCAATCAGTATAAAGATAAATACAGCATTGAAATGCTAAAAGACACCTATCAGCTTTTAACCAAGCATGATATTGAAATTATAAATATTGATGCAGTGATACTATGCCAAAAACCTAAAATTGCACCCTATTCAGGCCAGATGAAAGAAATAATTTCAGCTGCCTGCGGCAACCTGCCTGTATCATCCATATCAATAAAAGGTAAAACTACCGAAGGAATGGGATTCACTGGAACAGGTGAAGGCATAGCTGCACTGGCAACATGCCTGGTGTTTTTTAAAGAATAA
- the tyrS gene encoding tyrosine--tRNA ligase — protein MIKNDIELLKRGVEEIIPLDEFEKKIERSQKENKPLIIKAGFDPTAPDIHLGHTVLLRKMRHFQQMGHTVIFLIGDFTAMIGDPSGKSQTRKRLTREEVLSNAETYKKQVFKILDPEKTIVDFNSRWCIPMSFADVLDLASRYNVARMLERDDFAKRYKDGVPISILEFLYPLIQGYDSVALKADIELGGTDQKFNLLVGRDLQREYGQEPQVIMTLPLLVGLDGVQKMSKSLNNYIGIDEDPQQIFGKVMSISDDLMFLYYELVTDVPRTEIESYKKGIQDGSVHPKDVKVRLAKEICAQFYNEEIAQKAKMEFDKIFVQKDLPSEMPEFKVPESEKKNNTIWIVKLLVLAGMAKTNGEARRLIEGGGVYIDGNKVENPDAEIPCSASFIIKVGKRRFVKILP, from the coding sequence ATGATAAAAAACGATATTGAACTGCTAAAACGAGGTGTTGAAGAAATTATCCCTCTGGATGAATTTGAAAAAAAAATTGAACGATCACAAAAAGAAAACAAACCACTCATTATAAAAGCAGGCTTTGACCCAACTGCACCGGATATTCACTTAGGACATACCGTGTTGTTGCGCAAAATGCGCCATTTCCAGCAAATGGGGCATACAGTTATTTTCCTCATTGGCGATTTTACCGCCATGATAGGGGACCCTTCTGGAAAATCCCAGACTCGTAAAAGGCTGACTCGTGAAGAAGTTTTGAGCAATGCTGAAACCTATAAAAAGCAGGTTTTCAAAATCCTTGATCCTGAAAAAACCATCGTTGATTTTAACTCACGCTGGTGCATACCCATGAGTTTTGCTGATGTTCTTGATCTTGCATCACGGTATAACGTTGCTCGAATGTTAGAGCGTGATGATTTTGCTAAACGCTATAAAGATGGTGTGCCTATTTCCATATTGGAATTTTTGTATCCTTTAATTCAGGGCTATGATTCCGTGGCACTGAAAGCAGATATTGAATTAGGTGGTACTGATCAAAAATTTAACCTGCTGGTTGGTCGAGACCTTCAGCGTGAATATGGACAGGAGCCACAGGTTATCATGACCTTACCGTTACTGGTGGGCCTTGATGGTGTTCAGAAGATGAGTAAATCGCTTAATAATTATATTGGCATAGATGAAGATCCACAACAGATTTTTGGGAAGGTCATGTCAATATCTGACGATCTCATGTTTTTATATTATGAGCTTGTCACTGACGTTCCACGAACTGAAATTGAAAGCTACAAAAAAGGGATACAGGATGGTTCAGTGCATCCCAAAGATGTAAAGGTGAGGCTGGCAAAGGAAATATGCGCACAGTTTTATAATGAAGAGATAGCCCAAAAGGCAAAGATGGAATTTGACAAAATATTTGTACAAAAAGACCTGCCATCAGAGATGCCCGAGTTTAAAGTACCTGAATCCGAGAAAAAGAACAATACAATATGGATTGTGAAGTTACTGGTTTTGGCTGGCATGGCAAAAACAAATGGTGAAGCACGCAGACTTATTGAAGGCGGTGGAGTGTATATTGATGGCAATAAGGTAGAAAATCCTGATGCCGAAATTCCCTGCAGTGCATCTTTTATTATTAAAGTTGGGAAACGCCGTTTTGTTAAAATACTTCCGTAA
- a CDS encoding RNA polymerase sigma factor: MSEYSDNELIDRVIAGDTDAFADIITRYQNKIFRYVYTRVYDYDEACDMTQDIFLITMESLKTFRKESQFSTWLFSIAVNYCKNHRRKNRHKVYSIHSTQDETEIQIPDIRQNQEELVITNELLQIMLEEIHRLPDDYRDILVLRDIEGESYSAIAQALHLTLANVKVRIHRGREMLKTRLQQRGLL, from the coding sequence ATGTCAGAATATAGTGATAATGAACTTATAGACAGGGTAATTGCAGGTGACACTGATGCATTTGCTGATATCATTACACGATACCAGAACAAAATTTTCAGGTATGTGTATACACGTGTATATGACTATGATGAGGCATGTGATATGACTCAGGATATATTCCTTATTACCATGGAATCGTTAAAAACATTCCGGAAAGAATCTCAATTTTCAACTTGGCTTTTTAGCATAGCTGTTAATTACTGTAAAAATCACCGAAGAAAAAACAGGCATAAAGTATATTCAATACACTCAACTCAGGATGAAACGGAAATACAAATTCCTGATATTCGCCAAAACCAGGAAGAACTTGTCATAACAAATGAATTATTGCAGATAATGCTTGAGGAAATCCATAGATTACCAGATGACTACCGGGATATCCTTGTTTTAAGAGATATAGAAGGTGAATCATACTCAGCAATTGCGCAAGCGTTACATTTAACTTTGGCCAATGTTAAAGTTCGTATCCACCGTGGGCGTGAGATGTTAAAAACTCGTTTGCAGCAAAGGGGGCTTTTATGA
- a CDS encoding zf-HC2 domain-containing protein translates to MNHIPVHKLSEYIDGILDAQEKDAITSHIKECPECKQNLLQLQKMIVMLSSLKTLSMPATFATNTLARAKKQYYHKRYYRSLRGSFFAAAIMLIAIITMLPDSIKHDQFINHITQNTHNTTRLDCIIPTNMDLNTAMMVIQQHNARVLDYSNSYVIVESDVNSFSSIRQIINNYESYRHNTISNVGITYMSQQGKTYPELSHANKKKFLFRLQLR, encoded by the coding sequence ATGAATCATATACCCGTTCATAAGCTTTCTGAATATATCGATGGCATTCTTGATGCCCAGGAAAAAGATGCCATTACATCACATATAAAAGAGTGCCCTGAATGCAAGCAAAACCTTCTGCAACTTCAGAAGATGATTGTTATGCTGTCATCCCTTAAAACGCTATCCATGCCTGCAACATTTGCAACTAATACTCTGGCACGGGCTAAAAAGCAGTATTATCATAAACGGTATTACCGTTCATTGCGTGGCTCATTTTTTGCAGCTGCTATTATGCTTATAGCTATAATAACCATGCTACCGGACTCAATCAAACATGATCAATTCATAAATCACATTACACAGAATACCCATAACACTACCAGATTAGATTGCATCATCCCAACCAACATGGACCTGAATACTGCAATGATGGTTATACAGCAACATAATGCACGGGTGCTGGATTACTCAAACTCATATGTTATTGTGGAATCTGATGTGAACAGTTTTTCATCAATACGGCAAATCATAAATAATTATGAGAGCTATCGCCACAATACAATATCCAATGTGGGTATTACTTATATGTCACAACAGGGAAAAACTTATCCCGAATTATCACATGCCAACAAAAAGAAGTTTCTTTTCCGATTGCAGCTTCGCTAA